One window from the genome of Nocardioides conyzicola encodes:
- a CDS encoding OsmC family protein — protein MTTSDTPRGSARRIDLTKMGEGRYKATNARGGVLPVGSGDDPDFTPVELLLAALAGCGAIDVDLITGKRAEATTFNVVAEGHKIRDDQGNRLVDLRVTFDIGFPEGPEGDAAREALPRSIEQTRDRLCTVGRTIKVGADITYGEA, from the coding sequence ATGACGACCTCGGACACCCCGCGCGGGAGCGCACGACGCATCGACCTGACCAAGATGGGGGAGGGCCGGTACAAGGCGACCAACGCCCGCGGGGGAGTGCTGCCGGTGGGGTCGGGCGACGACCCCGACTTCACCCCGGTGGAGCTGCTCCTGGCGGCGCTGGCCGGTTGCGGCGCGATCGACGTCGACCTGATCACCGGCAAGCGGGCGGAGGCGACGACGTTCAACGTGGTCGCCGAGGGCCACAAGATCCGCGACGACCAGGGCAACCGGCTCGTCGACCTGCGGGTCACCTTCGACATCGGCTTCCCCGAGGGCCCGGAGGGGGACGCCGCGCGCGAGGCGCTGCCGCGCTCGATCGAGCAGACCCGCGACCGGCTCTGCACGGTCGGGCGGACCATCAAGGTCGGCGCCGACATCACCTACGGCGAGGCTTGA
- a CDS encoding oxidoreductase, translating to MAKADHWVADLPQTGRRFVVTGGSGGLGLETARVLAANGADVVLAVRNVAKGAAAAATLTGSVEVRRLDVADLSSVREFAAEIGPVDVLINNAGVLAVPYALTVDGFETQLATNHLGHFALANLMLPQISDRVVAISSDSHRLAKLDLTDLNWERRPYKGFTAYTTSKLANLLFTAELQRRLTQTGSTLRSVAAHPGSTATSITGNTGNGFKTWVGSWGHKIAGMSVEKGALSSLYAATMDIPGNSFIGPDGFKEMSGWPTGVARSRDAVDPDLAKGLWERSEELTGVRFPLPVAPTE from the coding sequence GTGGCGAAGGCGGACCACTGGGTCGCCGACCTGCCCCAGACCGGTCGGCGGTTCGTCGTCACCGGCGGCAGCGGCGGCCTCGGGCTCGAGACGGCACGGGTCCTGGCCGCCAACGGTGCGGACGTGGTGCTCGCCGTCCGCAACGTCGCGAAGGGCGCGGCCGCGGCCGCGACGCTGACGGGCTCGGTCGAGGTACGCCGCCTCGACGTCGCCGACCTGTCCTCCGTGCGGGAGTTCGCCGCGGAGATCGGGCCGGTCGACGTGCTGATCAACAACGCCGGCGTGCTGGCCGTGCCCTACGCCCTGACCGTCGACGGCTTCGAGACCCAGCTGGCGACCAACCACCTCGGCCACTTCGCCCTGGCCAACCTGATGCTGCCCCAGATCAGCGACCGCGTGGTCGCGATCTCCTCCGACAGCCACCGGCTCGCCAAGCTCGACCTCACCGACCTCAACTGGGAGCGCCGGCCCTACAAGGGATTCACGGCGTACACGACCTCCAAGCTCGCCAACCTGCTCTTCACGGCGGAGCTCCAACGACGGCTCACCCAGACGGGGTCGACCCTGCGCTCCGTCGCCGCGCACCCCGGGTCGACGGCGACCTCGATCACCGGCAACACCGGCAACGGGTTCAAGACCTGGGTCGGCTCGTGGGGCCACAAGATCGCCGGGATGTCGGTCGAGAAGGGCGCGCTCAGCTCGCTCTACGCCGCCACCATGGACATCCCCGGCAACAGCTTCATCGGGCCCGACGGGTTCAAGGAGATGAGCGGGTGGCCGACCGGGGTGGCCCGCAGCCGTGACGCCGTCGACCCCGACCTCGCGAAGGGACTCTGGGAGCGCTCGGAGGAGCTGACGGGCGTGCGGTTCCCGCTGCCGGTCGCCCCCACCGAGTGA
- a CDS encoding peptidylprolyl isomerase: MRTRSLTGLAGLTVVAALALAGCSGSDSDSGKASDSAPTTGVSCDYTDDGSSPAKKVDPPPATATQTGKVGVTIATSAGDLDAELDADAAPCTVNSFVALAQQGYFDGTSCHRLTTSGIAVLQCGDPTGTGSGGPGYSFDDELEALPKAGADGAIDYPAGTLAMANAGPSTNGSQFFVVYGDTKLPPAYTVFGQIDDASVKVVEKVAEAGTDNAFGDGDGHPTTPVDISKVTVAD, translated from the coding sequence ATGCGCACCCGCTCTCTGACCGGACTCGCCGGCCTCACGGTCGTCGCCGCCCTCGCCCTCGCCGGGTGCTCCGGCTCCGACTCCGACTCCGGCAAGGCGTCGGACTCCGCGCCGACGACGGGTGTGTCGTGCGACTACACCGACGACGGCAGCTCACCGGCCAAGAAGGTCGACCCGCCTCCGGCGACGGCGACCCAGACCGGGAAGGTCGGCGTCACGATCGCGACGAGCGCCGGCGACCTGGACGCCGAGCTCGACGCCGACGCGGCGCCGTGCACGGTCAACTCGTTCGTGGCGCTCGCCCAGCAGGGCTACTTCGACGGCACCAGCTGCCACCGGCTGACCACGTCCGGCATCGCCGTCCTGCAGTGCGGGGACCCGACCGGCACCGGCTCGGGCGGTCCCGGCTACTCCTTCGACGACGAGCTCGAGGCGCTGCCGAAGGCCGGCGCCGACGGGGCCATCGACTACCCGGCCGGCACGCTCGCGATGGCCAACGCCGGGCCGAGCACCAACGGCTCGCAGTTCTTCGTCGTGTACGGCGACACCAAGCTCCCGCCGGCGTACACCGTCTTCGGTCAGATCGACGACGCCAGCGTCAAGGTCGTCGAGAAGGTCGCCGAGGCCGGGACCGACAACGCGTTCGGCGACGGCGACGGCCACCCGACCACCCCGGTCGACATCAGCAAGGTCACCGTCGCCGACTGA
- a CDS encoding alanine racemase, producing the protein MSPESPATPYLRVDVARVRSAITSVAERAAAAGVSLRPHAKTHKSPEIARLQLEAGAIGLTVATVGEAEVFVEHGVEDLFVAYPLWLSDAVARRIRDLADRADLAIGVDSVAAAQRAGSLLEGTGVAVLVEVDSGQHRSGVAGADAGAVAAAAAEAGLTVRGVFTFPGHGYSPDAMTTAADDEARALRAAVTSFRDVGLEPDVVSGGSTPTLAHSHTDQLTELRPGVYVFGDAQQWELGTTDPGSIALTCRATVVSHAGGRMVLDSGSKALGADRAAYASGWGRLPDHPDARVVQLSEHHAVVDLVGGALPPLGSLVDVVPNHVCAAVNLADTLWADDGGPLVPWPVAARGRNG; encoded by the coding sequence GTGAGCCCCGAGAGCCCGGCGACGCCGTACCTGCGGGTCGACGTCGCGCGCGTCCGGTCTGCGATCACCTCGGTGGCCGAGCGCGCCGCCGCGGCCGGGGTCTCCCTGCGGCCGCACGCCAAGACCCACAAGTCGCCCGAGATCGCGCGCCTTCAGCTCGAGGCCGGGGCGATCGGCCTGACCGTCGCGACGGTCGGCGAGGCCGAGGTGTTCGTGGAGCACGGCGTCGAGGACCTCTTCGTCGCCTACCCCCTGTGGCTCTCCGATGCCGTGGCGCGGCGGATCCGCGACCTCGCCGACCGGGCCGACCTGGCCATCGGGGTGGACTCCGTGGCCGCCGCGCAGCGCGCCGGGTCGCTGCTCGAGGGCACCGGGGTGGCCGTCCTGGTCGAGGTCGACTCGGGCCAGCACCGCAGTGGGGTCGCGGGCGCCGACGCGGGTGCGGTGGCCGCGGCCGCTGCCGAGGCGGGCCTCACGGTGCGCGGGGTGTTCACGTTCCCGGGTCACGGCTACTCCCCCGACGCGATGACGACCGCCGCCGACGACGAGGCCCGGGCACTGCGGGCCGCGGTCACGTCCTTCCGCGACGTGGGGCTCGAACCCGACGTCGTCAGCGGCGGCTCCACCCCCACGCTCGCGCACAGCCACACCGACCAGCTCACCGAGCTCCGGCCGGGCGTCTACGTCTTCGGCGACGCCCAGCAGTGGGAGCTCGGGACGACGGACCCGGGCTCGATCGCCCTGACCTGCCGGGCCACCGTGGTCAGTCACGCCGGGGGCCGGATGGTGCTCGACAGCGGGAGCAAGGCGCTCGGGGCCGACCGTGCGGCGTACGCCTCGGGCTGGGGGCGGCTGCCCGACCACCCCGACGCCCGGGTGGTCCAGCTCTCCGAGCACCATGCCGTCGTCGACCTCGTCGGCGGCGCGCTGCCCCCGCTCGGGTCGCTCGTCGACGTCGTGCCCAACCACGTCTGCGCGGCGGTGAACCTCGCCGACACCCTGTGGGCGGACGACGGTGGTCCCCTCGTCCCGTGGCCGGTGGCCGCACGCGGCCGCAACGGGTGA
- a CDS encoding aldo/keto reductase, with protein MAIPTRTLNDGSTLPAIGFGTYPLKDDEAVSGIVSAIEAGYRLLDTAVNYGNEQEVGEAVRVSGLPREELLVASKIPGRHHGYDDAIASVHGSLERLGLDYIDLHLVHWPNPSVDKYAEAWRALVDLREQGLVRTIGVSNFAAAHLDRIIGETGVTPAVNQIELHPYFPQVDMRAVNAERGIQTESWSPLGKRQAPFAEPAVADAAAAHGVTPGQVILRWQVQLGSVPIPKSATPERQRANLDVFGFELSDDEVAAITALGRSDGRLFGGDPDTHEEM; from the coding sequence ATGGCGATCCCGACCCGCACCCTCAACGACGGCTCCACCCTGCCCGCGATCGGCTTCGGCACGTATCCCCTCAAGGACGACGAGGCGGTCTCCGGGATCGTCTCGGCGATCGAGGCCGGCTACCGGCTGCTCGACACCGCGGTGAACTACGGCAACGAGCAGGAGGTCGGCGAGGCGGTCCGCGTCTCCGGACTGCCTCGCGAGGAGCTGCTGGTCGCGAGCAAGATCCCCGGCCGCCACCACGGGTACGACGACGCGATCGCCAGCGTGCACGGGTCGCTGGAACGGCTCGGCCTCGACTACATCGACCTGCACCTCGTGCACTGGCCCAACCCGAGCGTCGACAAGTACGCCGAGGCGTGGCGGGCCCTGGTCGACCTGCGCGAGCAGGGGCTGGTGCGCACCATCGGCGTCTCCAACTTCGCCGCTGCCCACCTCGACCGGATCATCGGCGAGACCGGCGTGACCCCGGCCGTCAACCAGATCGAGCTGCACCCCTACTTCCCCCAGGTCGACATGCGCGCGGTCAACGCGGAGCGCGGCATCCAGACCGAGTCGTGGAGCCCGCTGGGCAAGCGGCAGGCCCCGTTCGCCGAGCCGGCGGTGGCCGACGCCGCCGCGGCGCACGGGGTCACGCCCGGACAGGTGATCCTGCGCTGGCAGGTGCAGCTCGGGTCGGTCCCGATCCCGAAGTCGGCGACGCCCGAGCGGCAACGCGCCAACCTGGACGTCTTCGGCTTCGAGCTGAGCGACGACGAGGTCGCCGCGATCACCGCCCTCGGACGGTCCGACGGACGCCTCTTCGGTGGCGACCCGGACACGCACGAGGAGATGTGA
- a CDS encoding M50 family metallopeptidase: MSTSDVVSSIWADVSGTQQPLGDRGVVLTAAVAVLLVAVPAGWGISRHVVTIAHEGAHGVAALLTGRSLQGIRLHSDTSGLTVSRGRPSGPGMVATAFAGYIGPALLGLGAAYLLGRQHALAVLWLAVLLLALLLLQIRNFFGLYVVALAGVAVAAVSWWGTGQVQTVAAYVGTWFLLVAAPRPVLELQQLRRRGRARTSDADVLARLTRVPGLVWVAVFLAATLGCLVVGGRWLWLAA; encoded by the coding sequence GTGAGCACCTCCGACGTCGTGTCCTCGATCTGGGCGGACGTCAGCGGCACGCAGCAGCCGCTGGGGGACAGGGGAGTGGTGCTGACCGCGGCGGTCGCCGTGCTGCTCGTGGCCGTGCCGGCCGGGTGGGGCATCAGCCGGCACGTCGTGACGATCGCGCACGAGGGCGCGCACGGGGTCGCGGCGCTGCTCACGGGCCGCTCGCTCCAGGGCATCCGGCTGCACTCCGACACGTCCGGCCTCACCGTCTCCCGCGGCCGACCGAGCGGACCGGGCATGGTCGCGACCGCGTTCGCCGGGTACATCGGACCGGCCCTGCTGGGCCTCGGCGCGGCGTACCTCCTCGGGCGGCAGCACGCGCTCGCCGTGTTGTGGCTGGCGGTCCTGCTGCTGGCGCTGCTGCTCCTGCAGATCCGCAACTTCTTCGGCCTGTACGTCGTGGCCCTGGCCGGTGTCGCGGTCGCCGCGGTGAGCTGGTGGGGGACCGGGCAGGTGCAGACGGTCGCGGCGTACGTCGGCACCTGGTTCCTGCTGGTCGCCGCGCCCCGTCCGGTGCTCGAGCTCCAGCAGCTGCGTCGACGCGGTCGGGCGCGGACGTCCGACGCCGACGTGCTGGCCCGCCTGACGCGCGTGCCGGGGCTGGTCTGGGTCGCCGTCTTCCTCGCCGCCACCCTCGGCTGCCTGGTCGTCGGCGGACGGTGGTTGTGGCTCGCGGCGTAG
- a CDS encoding LLM class F420-dependent oxidoreductase, with protein sequence MRIGIHYANFTHPDWQTSLADRLTETARVADQGGASLFTVMDHWFQMENLGGPAEPMLEGYTTLGYLAAVTENVRLSLLVTGTTYRYPGLLAKIVTTLDVLSQGRATLGIGAAWYDREHEGLGVVFPSTSDRFEWLEEALQICQQMWSDNDGPYEGKHFQLAETVCVPPPVQQPHPPILIGGSGEKKTLRLVAQYADACNLFGESPDVVRHKLEVLRGHCDALGRDYDAIEKTMITMGTDPVAETDAFLSSMEEYAALGISLVTLVPPTDDPVGWTTSVCADVVPRLATI encoded by the coding sequence GTGCGCATCGGAATCCACTACGCCAACTTCACCCACCCCGACTGGCAGACCAGCCTCGCCGACCGGCTGACGGAGACCGCGCGGGTCGCCGACCAGGGTGGCGCCTCGCTGTTCACCGTCATGGACCACTGGTTCCAGATGGAGAACCTCGGTGGACCGGCCGAGCCGATGCTCGAGGGCTACACGACCCTCGGCTACCTCGCCGCGGTGACGGAGAACGTGCGGCTGAGCCTGCTGGTGACCGGCACGACGTACCGCTACCCCGGTCTGCTCGCCAAGATCGTCACGACCCTCGACGTGCTGTCGCAGGGCCGGGCGACCCTCGGCATCGGCGCCGCGTGGTACGACCGCGAGCACGAGGGCCTGGGCGTGGTCTTCCCGTCCACGAGCGACCGCTTCGAGTGGCTGGAGGAGGCGCTGCAGATCTGTCAGCAGATGTGGAGCGACAACGACGGGCCGTACGAGGGGAAGCACTTCCAGCTCGCCGAGACGGTCTGCGTGCCGCCGCCGGTGCAGCAGCCGCACCCGCCGATCCTGATCGGCGGCAGCGGCGAGAAGAAGACGCTGCGCCTGGTGGCCCAGTACGCCGACGCCTGCAACCTCTTCGGCGAGAGCCCGGACGTCGTCCGCCACAAGCTCGAGGTGCTCCGTGGGCACTGCGACGCGCTCGGCCGCGACTACGACGCGATCGAGAAGACGATGATCACGATGGGCACCGACCCGGTGGCCGAGACCGACGCCTTCCTGTCGTCGATGGAGGAGTACGCCGCGCTCGGCATCTCCCTCGTCACGCTGGTGCCGCCGACGGACGACCCGGTCGGGTGGACCACTTCGGTCTGCGCGGACGTGGTGCCGCGGCTCGCGACGATCTAG
- a CDS encoding VOC family protein: MADVDLDRINAERERIRTTYLAPEESRPASSARGLHHFAIVCADVERTVRFYQELLEFPLTEIFENRDYPGSNHFFFDIGNDNLLAFFDFPGLDVGPYAEVLGGLHHVCISVEPERWQHLKDKLDAAGVEYVAESGSSIYFRDPDGARLELISDPLGEMYGTVVL, translated from the coding sequence ATGGCTGACGTCGACCTGGACCGCATCAACGCCGAGCGCGAACGGATCCGTACGACGTACCTCGCGCCCGAGGAGAGCCGGCCGGCGTCCTCGGCCCGCGGGCTGCACCACTTCGCGATCGTCTGCGCCGACGTGGAGCGCACCGTGCGGTTCTACCAGGAACTGCTCGAGTTCCCGCTGACGGAGATCTTCGAGAACCGCGACTATCCCGGCTCCAACCACTTCTTCTTCGACATCGGCAACGACAACCTGCTCGCGTTCTTCGACTTCCCCGGACTCGACGTCGGGCCGTACGCCGAGGTGCTCGGCGGCCTGCACCACGTCTGCATCTCCGTGGAGCCCGAGCGCTGGCAGCACCTCAAGGACAAGCTCGACGCCGCCGGCGTGGAGTACGTCGCCGAGTCCGGCAGCTCGATCTACTTCCGCGACCCCGACGGCGCGCGCCTGGAGCTGATCTCGGACCCGCTGGGCGAGATGTACGGGACCGTGGTCCTCTAG
- the lepB gene encoding signal peptidase I gives MTTSGDETTAERPPASKPAKKPAKKHRPLWQETLLLVVIAIVVAVLLKTFFVQAFYIPSPSMVPGLVKNDRIMVEKPSYWFDGTPQRGDVVVFEDPGDWLPAEEAGPPGPVTTGLSKIGLYPAGGHLVKRVIGVAGDTIVCCDSEGRISVNGQPLDEDDYVNQPTTSPCRGPEGPGDCDWTAGPVPDGNIFVMGDNRYHSADSSYHLCSPDDTACVPGDEFVDEDLVVGRVAAVMWPRGHAGWLHRPATFADVPDGG, from the coding sequence GTGACGACCTCGGGAGACGAGACCACGGCGGAGAGGCCACCGGCGAGCAAGCCGGCGAAGAAGCCGGCGAAGAAGCACCGGCCGCTGTGGCAGGAGACGCTGTTGCTCGTCGTGATCGCGATCGTCGTGGCGGTCCTGCTGAAGACGTTCTTCGTGCAGGCCTTCTACATCCCGTCACCGTCGATGGTTCCGGGACTGGTCAAGAACGACCGCATCATGGTCGAGAAGCCGTCGTACTGGTTCGACGGCACTCCCCAGCGCGGCGACGTGGTGGTGTTCGAGGACCCGGGTGACTGGCTCCCCGCCGAGGAGGCCGGCCCACCCGGGCCGGTCACGACCGGCCTGTCCAAGATCGGCCTCTACCCCGCCGGTGGTCACCTGGTGAAGCGCGTTATCGGCGTCGCCGGCGACACCATCGTCTGCTGCGACTCCGAGGGCCGGATCAGCGTCAACGGGCAGCCGCTGGACGAGGACGACTACGTCAACCAGCCGACGACCTCACCCTGCCGGGGCCCTGAGGGTCCGGGCGACTGCGACTGGACGGCCGGCCCGGTGCCGGACGGCAACATCTTCGTGATGGGCGACAACCGCTACCACTCGGCCGACTCGAGCTACCACCTGTGCTCCCCCGACGACACGGCCTGCGTGCCCGGCGACGAGTTCGTCGACGAGGACCTGGTGGTCGGCCGGGTGGCGGCCGTCATGTGGCCGCGCGGGCACGCCGGCTGGCTGCACCGCCCGGCCACCTTCGCCGACGTACCCGACGGAGGTTGA
- a CDS encoding metalloregulator ArsR/SmtB family transcription factor, with amino-acid sequence MDAVLQALADPSRRTVLEILRDHPATAGELADALPIARPGVSRHLRVLREAGLVDVEQDAQRRIYRLRPEALVEVDDWLGEYRALWEHRLDALHTEIARGKRTRT; translated from the coding sequence ATGGACGCGGTGCTGCAGGCCCTGGCCGATCCCAGCCGGCGCACGGTGCTGGAGATCCTGCGTGACCACCCGGCCACGGCCGGAGAGCTGGCCGACGCGCTCCCGATCGCCCGCCCCGGCGTGTCCCGGCACCTGCGGGTCCTGCGGGAGGCGGGGCTGGTCGACGTCGAGCAGGACGCGCAACGCCGGATCTACCGCCTCCGGCCGGAGGCGCTGGTCGAGGTCGACGACTGGCTGGGGGAGTACCGCGCGCTCTGGGAGCACCGGCTCGACGCCCTGCACACCGAGATCGCACGAGGGAAGAGGACGAGGACATGA
- a CDS encoding SRPBCC family protein — MRIIGTMRALDATTGAVRVEDVYATDIDDLWQACTTPERLARWIAEVSGDLRLGGTIHASFVSTWTGAGRIEVCEPPYHLLLTMEPGTEDEAQIEAWLAEEGAGTRLVVEERGLPLDRLYFHGAGWQAHLEDLDRMLAGDVSAWRERWDELTPSYREMAVD, encoded by the coding sequence ATGAGGATCATCGGGACCATGCGGGCGCTCGACGCGACCACGGGGGCGGTGCGCGTCGAGGACGTCTACGCCACCGACATCGACGACCTGTGGCAGGCGTGCACGACACCGGAGCGGCTCGCCCGCTGGATCGCCGAGGTCTCCGGCGACCTCCGGCTGGGCGGCACCATCCACGCCAGCTTCGTGAGCACGTGGACGGGCGCCGGGCGGATCGAGGTGTGCGAGCCGCCGTACCACCTGCTGCTCACCATGGAGCCCGGGACCGAGGACGAGGCGCAGATCGAGGCGTGGCTCGCCGAGGAGGGCGCCGGGACGAGGCTCGTCGTGGAGGAGCGCGGCCTGCCGCTCGACCGTCTGTACTTCCACGGCGCCGGGTGGCAGGCGCACCTCGAGGACCTCGACCGCATGCTGGCTGGTGACGTGTCTGCCTGGCGCGAGCGCTGGGACGAGCTCACGCCGTCCTACCGCGAGATGGCGGTCGACTGA
- a CDS encoding VOC family protein, whose product MSDRIALSGVTVNAPDALVLARFYAELTDGVARGGSHWATVTGPHGSLAFQQVADFRPPVWPDGDVPMQLHLDFLVDDLDATGARAVAAGATLLEFQPNSDHCFVYTDPVGHPFCLSTWGLPTLSEDVAEEE is encoded by the coding sequence ATGTCGGACCGCATCGCCCTGAGTGGGGTGACCGTCAACGCGCCCGACGCGCTGGTCCTGGCGCGGTTCTACGCCGAGCTGACCGACGGGGTCGCCCGAGGCGGTTCGCACTGGGCGACCGTGACGGGTCCTCACGGATCCCTGGCGTTCCAGCAGGTCGCCGACTTCCGCCCGCCGGTCTGGCCCGACGGCGACGTCCCGATGCAGCTGCACCTCGACTTCCTCGTCGACGACCTGGACGCCACCGGCGCCCGCGCGGTCGCTGCCGGCGCGACCCTGCTCGAGTTCCAGCCGAACTCTGACCACTGCTTCGTGTACACCGACCCGGTCGGTCACCCGTTCTGCCTGTCGACCTGGGGTCTGCCGACGCTCTCCGAGGACGTCGCGGAGGAGGAGTAG
- a CDS encoding excinuclease ABC subunit UvrA — translation MHGADSHDLIRVTGARVNNLKDISVEIPKRRLTAFTGVSGSGKSSLVFGTIAAESRRLIDETYSTFVQGFMPSLPRPDVDALEGLTTAILVDQERLGANPRSTLGTVTDANALLRSLFSRLGTPYIGGPTAFSFNIPTTRASGVMTGPKGEKKIVQDAVYLGGMCAECEGRGTISDLDLSVIIDESRSLVDGAILVPGYTADGWMVATYIESGFVDPNKPIKDYTDKERNDLLYKQTTKIKAKGINVSYDGLIPKIRKSMFSKDVESLQPHIRAFVERAAVFKTCPVCDGTRLNESARSSLIGGLSIADVCAMQVVDAAAWARTIDDGGVAPLVEGLLHLFDSFVEIGLGYLSLDRPSGTLSGGEAQRTKMVRALGSSLTDVTYVFDEPTVGLHPHDIARMNNLLLELRDKGNTVLVVEHKPETIAIADHVVDLGPGAGTGGGTVCFEGTVDELTASDTLTGRHLHHRVRLKDDVRAPSGQLEIRGASEHNLRDVDVDVPLGVLCVVTGVAGSGKSSLIHGSIPAEEDVVYVDQGAIRGSRRSNPATYTGVLEPIRKAFAKANGVKPALFSANSEGACPTCKGNGMIYTELSFMETVATPCEDCGGKRFQAAVLELRFGGLTIAEVLDLPVAEAHAFFADGEARTPAAAAILARLEDVGLGYLRLGQPLTALSGGERQRLKLAMSMGEKGGVYVLDEPTTGLHLADVEHLLGLLDRLVDGGKSVIVIEHHQAVMAHADWIIDLGPGAGHDGGRVVFEGTPTDLVSARSTLTGEHLAAYVGS, via the coding sequence ATGCACGGAGCCGACAGCCACGACCTGATCCGGGTGACCGGCGCGCGGGTCAACAACCTCAAGGACATCAGCGTCGAGATCCCGAAGCGCCGGCTGACGGCGTTCACCGGGGTGTCGGGGTCGGGCAAGAGCTCCTTGGTCTTCGGCACCATCGCCGCCGAGTCACGCCGGCTGATCGACGAGACGTACTCGACCTTCGTGCAGGGCTTCATGCCCAGCCTGCCGCGCCCGGACGTCGACGCGCTCGAGGGACTCACCACCGCCATCCTGGTCGACCAGGAGCGCCTGGGCGCCAACCCGCGCTCGACGCTCGGGACCGTCACGGACGCCAACGCGCTGCTGCGCTCGCTCTTCAGCCGGCTCGGCACGCCGTACATCGGTGGGCCGACCGCCTTCTCCTTCAACATCCCCACCACCCGGGCCAGCGGTGTCATGACCGGTCCCAAGGGCGAGAAGAAGATCGTCCAGGACGCGGTCTACCTCGGCGGCATGTGCGCCGAGTGCGAGGGACGCGGCACGATCTCCGACCTCGACCTGTCGGTGATCATCGACGAGTCGAGGTCGCTGGTCGACGGCGCCATCCTGGTGCCGGGCTACACCGCCGACGGGTGGATGGTCGCGACCTACATCGAGTCCGGCTTCGTGGATCCGAACAAGCCGATCAAGGACTACACGGACAAGGAGCGCAACGACCTCCTCTACAAGCAGACGACCAAGATCAAGGCCAAGGGCATCAACGTCAGCTACGACGGGCTGATCCCGAAGATCCGCAAGTCGATGTTCAGCAAGGACGTCGAGTCGTTGCAGCCCCACATCCGCGCGTTCGTCGAGCGGGCCGCGGTCTTCAAGACCTGCCCGGTCTGCGACGGCACCCGGCTCAACGAGTCGGCCCGGTCGTCGCTGATCGGCGGGCTCAGCATCGCCGACGTCTGCGCGATGCAGGTCGTGGACGCGGCAGCGTGGGCGCGCACCATCGACGACGGGGGAGTGGCGCCCCTGGTGGAGGGACTGCTGCACCTCTTCGACTCGTTCGTCGAGATCGGTCTCGGCTACCTGTCCCTGGATCGGCCGTCGGGCACGTTGTCCGGGGGCGAGGCCCAGCGCACCAAGATGGTCCGAGCCCTCGGGTCGTCGCTCACCGACGTCACCTACGTCTTCGACGAGCCGACCGTCGGCCTGCACCCGCACGACATCGCGCGGATGAACAACCTGCTGCTCGAGCTGCGCGACAAGGGCAACACGGTCCTGGTGGTCGAGCACAAGCCGGAGACGATCGCGATCGCCGACCACGTCGTCGACCTGGGGCCGGGAGCGGGCACCGGGGGAGGCACCGTCTGCTTCGAGGGCACCGTCGACGAGCTGACCGCCTCCGACACCCTCACCGGCCGGCACCTCCACCACCGGGTGCGGCTCAAGGACGACGTCCGCGCCCCGTCCGGGCAGCTGGAGATCCGCGGCGCCAGCGAGCACAACCTGCGAGACGTCGACGTCGACGTACCTCTCGGCGTGCTGTGCGTCGTCACCGGCGTCGCCGGGTCCGGCAAGTCGTCCCTGATCCACGGGTCGATCCCGGCTGAGGAGGACGTGGTGTACGTCGACCAGGGCGCGATCCGGGGGTCGCGGCGGTCCAACCCCGCGACGTACACCGGGGTGCTCGAGCCGATCCGCAAGGCCTTCGCGAAGGCCAACGGCGTCAAGCCGGCGCTCTTCTCGGCCAACTCCGAGGGCGCCTGCCCGACCTGCAAGGGCAACGGGATGATCTACACCGAGCTCAGCTTCATGGAGACCGTCGCGACCCCGTGCGAGGACTGCGGCGGCAAGCGCTTCCAGGCGGCGGTGCTCGAGCTGCGGTTCGGCGGCCTCACCATCGCCGAGGTGCTCGACCTGCCCGTCGCCGAGGCGCACGCGTTCTTCGCCGACGGCGAGGCGAGGACGCCGGCCGCGGCCGCGATCCTGGCGCGGCTCGAGGACGTGGGACTCGGCTACCTCCGGCTCGGCCAGCCGCTGACCGCGCTCTCCGGTGGCGAGCGCCAGCGGCTGAAGCTGGCCATGAGCATGGGGGAAAAGGGTGGCGTCTACGTCCTGGACGAGCCCACCACCGGGCTGCACCTCGCCGACGTCGAGCACCTTCTCGGCCTGCTCGACCGGCTCGTCGACGGCGGCAAGTCGGTCATCGTGATCGAGCACCACCAGGCCGTGATGGCGCACGCCGACTGGATCATCGACCTCGGGCCCGGGGCTGGCCACGACGGCGGCCGGGTGGTCTTCGAGGGCACGCCGACCGACCTCGTCTCCGCCAGGTCGACGCTCACCGGCGAGCACCTGGCGGCGTACGTCGGCTCCTGA